In Kryptolebias marmoratus isolate JLee-2015 linkage group LG4, ASM164957v2, whole genome shotgun sequence, the following proteins share a genomic window:
- the lrrn2 gene encoding leucine-rich repeat neuronal protein 2, giving the protein MRPALVLLQSHCLLCVFTGVCVPIVVGSLPPALPWHVSCPIRCVCQIKPWFSPDSVYHEAPTVDCNNLLLTKLPLPIPLNTHTLRLQSNLLSVMDAAVLHGLPNLTDLDLSQNRFSRVRMITQSMPLPALLSLHLEENHLSHLPEASFSSLPALQELFLSHNNLHSIAPGAFSGLDSLLRLHINNNRLTTVDPVWFRALPCLEVLMLGGNPVEALPERGFASLKSLRSLVLGSMGLKGLAEEALKGLDSLESLSFYDNLLTKVPRQALKSVPGLKFLDLNKNRIKLIETGDFKDMLHLKELGLNNMEELVSIEKAALENLPELTKLEITNNPRLSYIHPQAFAKLSRLESLMLSSNSLSALHQHVILSLPSLQEVSLHSNPLRCDCLFHWASRDTSHFHLRKNTQTHTPAARVVRFIQPQATLCSEPPELRGRRVRDVSSGEMSASCLPTIPASSLPSYVGVQEGGKLVLHCRALAEPQPQLYWVTPAGLRLGPSPSQESKRLSYSVLCKNTTSDGFNHLSASSVQAQDETPCQLFKHYQLLPEGTLEIRKITPREAGLYTCVAENALGADTRSVTVGVHNRGKNRKRGMAIRLKKFQAIRADVRLELREVGEHYAIMSWQSLQNLPSTRLSWQAIYSNANTPTYTTRVLAGTQSFNLTHLQAETFYRVCLHSGISESSKHSGQRSRESKKPQCVSFRTKDVPQPQPRLQLNPQLTSTAVTLLLLALILLLAGQVWDTEPGQEAGKTHSTLCVDIKVPKTVIITEKDKEPNQSEMLLKVC; this is encoded by the coding sequence ATGAGGCCGGCTTTAGTGCTTCTACAGTCGCATTGTCTCTTGTGTGTGTTCACTGGCGTGTGTGTGCCCATTGTTGTGGGCTCACTGCCTCCTGCCCTGCCATGGCACGTTTCCTGCCCGatcaggtgtgtgtgtcagatcAAGCCGTGGTTCTCCCCCGATTCAGTCTACCATGAGGCTCCCACTGTGGACTGCAACAACCTGCTGCTAACCAAGCTCCCCTTGCCTATACCCCTGAACACGCACACCCTGCGCCTGCAGAGTAACCTGCTGTCGGTGATGGACGCTGCCGTGCTGCACGGACTGCCCAACCTCACCGACTTGGACCTTTCCCAGAACCGCTTCAGTCGCGTCAGGATGATAACTCAGAGCATGCCCCTGCCTGCTCTGCTGTCCTTACACCTGGAAGAAAACCATCTCAGTCACCTTCCAGAAGCGTCATTCTCTTCACTGCCAGCTTTACAGGAACTCTTCCTCAGCCATAACAACTTACATTCAATAGCACCTGGAGCCTTCTCTGGTCTTGACTCTCTTCTCCGTCTtcacatcaacaacaacagacTCACTACTGTTGACCCAGTGTGGTTCAGGGCCTTGCCTTGCTTGGAGGTCCTCATGCTCGGGGGCAACCCTGTGGAAGCGCTGCCTGAAAGGGGCTTTGCGAGCCTAAAATCCCTCCGGAGCCTTGTCCTTGGTAGTATGGGTCTGAAAGGCTTGGCCGAAGAAGCACTTAAAGGGCTCGACAGCCTCGAAAGCCTTTCCTTCTACGACAACCTCCTGACCAAAGTCCCAAGACAAGCCCTGAAGAGTGTGCCAGGACTGAAGTTTCTCGACCTCAATAAGAACCGCATCAAACTGATCGAGACGGGAGACTTCAAAGACATGCTCCACCTGAAGGAGCTCGGCCTCAACAACATGGAGGAGCTGGTGTCAATTGAGAAAGCTGCCCTGGAGAACCTCCCGGAGCTCACCAAGCTTGAAATCACCAACAACCCCCGCTTGTCCTACATTCACCCTCAGGCTTTTGCCAAGCTGAGCAGGCTGGAGAGTCTAATGCTGAGCTCTAATTCTCTGAGCGCTCTGCACCAGCACGTCATCCTCTCCCTGCCGAGCCTTCAGGAGGTCAGCCTACACTCCAACCCTCTGCGATGTGACTGCCTGTTTCACTGGGCCTCCAGGGACACCTCTCATTTTCACCTTAGGAAgaacacacagacgcacacgcCAGCAGCCAGGGTGGTGCGGTTCATCCAACCCCAGGCGACCCTGTGCTCCGAACCTCCAGAGCTGAGAGGGCGCAGAGTGCGAGATGTGTCTTCTGGAGAGATGTCCGCCTCCTGCCTGCCCACCATTCCTGCCAGTTCTCTTCCTTCCTATGTAGGTGTTCAAGAAGGGGGGAAACTGGTGTTGCACTGCCGAGCACTTGCAGAGCCACAGCCTCAACTGTACTGGGTGACCCCCGCTGGCCTGAGACTTGGACCCTCACCAAGCCAGGAATCCAAACGTCTATCATATTCTGTcctctgcaaaaacacaacttctgaTGGATTCAACCACTTATCTGCCTCCAGTGTGCAGGCTCAGGACGAAACTCCCTGCCAGCTCTTCAAACACTACCAGCTACTGCCTGAGGGAACTCTGGAGATCAGGAAGATCACGCCCCGAGAGGCCGGATTGTACACCTGTGTGGCTGAGAACGCATTGGGAGCAGATACACGCAGTGTTACCGTCGGAGTCCACAACAGAGGAAAAAATCGAAAGAGGGGGATGGCAATTAGGCTAAAGAAGTTTCAAGCAATCCGAGCAGATGTCAGGTTGGAGCTGAGAGAGGTTGGAGAACACTACGCTATCATGTCTTGGCAGAGCCTACAAAACCTCCCCTCCACCCGTCTCTCCTGGCAGGCCATATACTCGAACGCCAACACGCCAACGTACACCACACGCGTCCTCGCCGGCACGCAAAGCTTCAACCTGACTCACCTGCAGGCAGAGACATTTTACAGAGTGTGTCTCCATTCAGGGATTAGCGAGAGCTCCAAGCACTCGGGTCAAAGATCAAGAGAGAGCAAAAAGCCCCAGTGCGTCTCCTTCAGGACAAAGGACGTCCCACAGCCTCAGCCTAGACTGCAGCTCAACCCTCAGCTGACCTCCACAGCAGTCACACTACTGCTCCTGGCGCTCATACTGCTGCTAGCAGGGCAGGTTTGGGACACAGAGCCTGGCCAGGAGGCAGGAAAGACCCACAGTACTCTCTGTGTTGACATCAAGGTTCCCAAGACTGTTATCATCACAGAAAAGGACAAGGAACCAAATCAGAGCGAGATGCTACTTAAGGTCTGCTGA